tgttgtaaattcaactctacggtttaacaaagtgacttttgttgatattttagtagtttgaaatgataTAATTTTTAAGAATTAATATAGAGAAGTAAGtcgaataacagaaaatgtactgggagtttattacaaggtttttgcaccgtaatatacaacaccaacccaaacaCTATAGCACTTTACactattaaaaatgacaataaaagtcactttttcaaaattTACTTGTAATTTTTAAATGCTGGAAaatttatcacaatatatatgcAGTAATATACAATCTATAATTGCAATATTTgctatttacaaaatatttacataaaaggCTACTTTAATATAATcaataaaacatatacaaatactactaataataataaaaaaatactgcatcatcgctttattttatataattgttcACAGCAAACAAATATTTCAACCTAATTGAATTGCAAATGGATTATAAAGTATAGTAAGTgtattgcaaaataataattaggTACACTTCACAATAAAGTTGCATGACGAAATAGCcagatttattacaattattatgttaatactaatttaaaaataatattgcatCTTTATTTTATGACGAAATAGCcagatttattacaattattatgttaatactaatttaaaaataataatgcatctttattttattagttattagctCCGTTTATAAAGATAATGACTTGTAATCTGATAACAGCTTAAATTTTAGCTTGTTATTATGCATTAGCTAAGAAATTAACATGATTAATAAAAGCATTTATACTTTTTTAATTAAGGTTAATTATTGGAGCCGTATTGCAATGTTAATTATGAACAGCACTGCACATACATTAAATATTCTTCGAAAGCAatctaaaagtttaaataataaattaatattcactaTATTTCAAAGGGCCATGATATCAGATTTGTTCATGATATATAATGAAAATCATCATATGTCTATAATAATGTCTCAATTGTGTCTTTTTATCCGTAGTCAAATGTCCAATCTGATGAATCAGGCCAGACTGAAGGTCCTGAAGGCCAGAGATGACATGATTGCGGTCAGTTCCTCTTCTCTATTTGTGCCAGCTTGATATACTATGGTAAATATTGTGTGTTTATACTGTACAACGTTTTTCAGGATTTACTAAACGACGCACGTCAGCGACTAGCGAATGTAGCCAGAGATCCGTCCAGATACGCGGCTCTGATGGACGGACTGGTTCTGCAGGTGAGCGGTGGactgtatacacacaaacacacagatacaaaTCAGCCCTGCTAAAAACCGTTCgcttagttttaataagtcaagttattacgaTACATGTGTTGACATATAGTGGAATAAAGTACGTAAATATTAACACACACTGGATGCAGGAGCTTGTTTAAACctagtttttacatttatttgcagttatgggatgttgatctctgctctgtccacttttgatgttgaaaattcaattctagagtttaacaaagtgacttttaaagtaatataatgtttaagaaataatatatagacaaataagtgtgtaaaataacagaaaatgtgctggcagtttattTCAGGGCGTTTGTTGGGTAATACACAACACCAACGCAGAGAATAGATCACTTTGaactattaaaaatgacaataaaatccAACTTATCAAAGTTAAAAGTGGTTGGAAGAAAGGTGAAGCTtccataatgcatttcaaaagcataaataaatacagaaaatacagaaaaactgctaatttccAGTGTATACTactatacatatactataaatactatacaCATAATCTAAGACagactatacaagtacttttacataagaCAGAACAATATTATCTAAGAGAAGTATTTTAAGGTTGAAGGAAACGagcagtgcaacatgattgtgTGGGACATTCACAAGTAAACCTTGTTTTCCTTATTAAGTCATAAGATGGAGTTTAAGTAAAGTGTGTGGTGCATATAGTGAgaaaagtgtttctacaggtggtttgtcaagcccactcacctgtgtgaggcacacttcagAAATGCACAGTGCTTTTAAAGATATATGTAGTGATTGCTGTTTTAATATCGTTCTGTTGTAGGGTTTTTACCAGCTGCTGGAACCTAAAGTGACCATCCGTTGCCGCAAACAGGATGTGGGGATTGTGCAGGTTTGTAGCTGTTTTAGCCAGGGTTTTTATTAAAGTGAATTTAAAAATTAGTTTCTTGAACTTATATGAATGgtaaatgtaatcaaatgaagCTAGATAGTGTATACAGGCCTTTGGTCCAACACTGTGTTCACTGATTTAAAACTCATGAAATGAATAATAGctcaatgaaattaaattatagtgaattatttaaaatgtgaattaaaaactTTCATCTCAAATTGTCTCAAAGATATCTAGCTtcagatatataaataaataaacaaataaatctctcatttacatgtattttaagTTGATATTCTAAACAAAAAAACTTGAAATTAAAATGATACAcatgtaataaaacaaacattgctaAAATTTACAACTATTCAGACTTTTAAgtctaattaaaatgaaatttgtgtattaaaatagctgaaatggaaataaaatggaaaaaagacaACCCTTTTAATCTATTAAAATGACTGACATGCAACAAAGTGATTCAAGTTTGGCTAATATGTGTATTGTGTACATTCCAAGACAACATTtctcaacttatccagcatgttttacacagcggatgcccttccagctgcaacccatcactgggaaacacctatatacATTGGTCAATTTAGCTAattcaaatcacctatagcgcatgtgtttggactgtgggggaaacccgagcacccggaggaaacctatgcgaacacggggagaacatgcaaactctacacagaaacgccaacagactcagccaggactcaaaccagcgacctttttgctgtgaggcgatcgtgctacctactgtgccaccgctacacctatattatactatatcatattttattaaatcatatcatattgtaattatattatatgcaTTGAAAAGAAGTTAACATGATTAATATAAGGTTTGTATTGTTATATAGTTTAGTTGAATTTAATTAACATCAATTATTAGAGCCTTATTGCAGCGTTAAAGTTGTGAACAACACCGCAAATACAATGAATATGCTTAAAAAGCACTCTAAATGTTTAAACAATCAATAATTATTCAGTATagattgaaatattttaaatagacaTTAATTCATAGACATAAAATTTAATGTAAcgattaaaataactaaaaccgAGATGTAAAAACCCTGTACataacatatatgtcaaaaataaatacacaaaaaaatacaaaaaaattggaacatttttaataaaataaccctggcatcaacaagacttTGACAGTTACTAACAACTCATCATGATTTACAGACAAGCGTGTGTTTCTTTCATTAGGCCGCCGTCCAGAAAAACATCTCCATCTACAAAGCAGCAGTAAAGAACAATCTAGAAGTGCGCATCGACCAAGACAACTtcctctctccagaaatgtgagCATCTGCCTTTACCGAGCAGTTCCTTATTCACAGAAATAGCGACTTCAGATATGGGTGCGATCTTTGAATCtaaagcgtgtgtgtgtttgtttgtgtgtagctCTGGAGGTATTGAGCTCTATAATGCGGATGGGAAAATTAAAGTGGCAAACACTCTGGAGAGCCGACTGGAGCTCATCGCACAGCAGGTACAGAAACTGAACGGCCACCATTATGattatacggttgaagtcagaattattagcccccctctgaatttttccttttttacactgcaaaaaatgcttttcttacttagatttttttgtcttgtttctagtccaaatatctaaaaattcctaaatcaagaagaattttctagacaagcaaaacatattgtcttgttttaagaaataatatgccaatattaagagagtttttccttaacaagcaaaataatctgccaatggggtaaacaaaataatcttaaattaaaagaaaaaacaagattaatttgcttacaccattggcagattattttgcttgttttgaggaaaaactctctcaatattagcatattatttctcaaaacaaggcaatatgttttgcttgtctagaaaatgcttcttgatataagaaattttagatatttagactggaaacaagaccaaaaatccAAGCAAGAAAAGCAATTTTTGCTgtgtaatatttcccaaatgatgtttaacagagcaaggaaattttcacagtatgtctgataatattttttcttctggagaaagtcttatttgttttattttgtctagaataaaagcagttttaaattttttattagccattttaaggacaaaattattagcccctttaagctatatattttttcgattgttaacagaacaaaccatcattatattaattaccctaacctgcctagttaacctaaataacacagttaagcctttaaatgtcactttaaggtgtatagaagtgtcctgaaaatatctagtcaaatattatttactgtcatcatggcaaagagaaaataaatcagttattagaaatgagttaataaaactattatgttcagaaatgtgttgaatctgctctccgttaaacagaaattgggaaaaaaaataaacgggggtgctaataattcatgacagctaataattctgacttcaactgtacactgcaaaaatgcttttcttgcttagattttttgtcctgtttctattccaaatatctaaaaaatcctaaatcaagaagaattttctaaacaagcaaaacatattgccttgttttaagaaatattatgccaatattaagtcagtttttccttaaaacaagcaaaataatctgccaatggggtaagcaaaataatcttacatcaaaaaaaaaaaaaaacaagattaatttgctctccccattggcagattattttgcttgttttaaggaaaaactctctcaatattagcatattatttctcaaaacaaggcaatatgttttgcttgtctaaaaatgcttcttgatataagaaattttagatatttagactagaaacaagacaaaaaatctaagcaagaaaaaccttttttgcagtgtatataaagcactttgaaatcactcacacacactaaaatGTTGATGTGTTTTCAGATGATGCCTGAAATACGAGTCGCCCTGTTTGGTGCGAACCAGAACCGCAAGTTCATGGACTGATGGATCTTTCCGGAGATCGGCAGTGTtttgatgttgtatttttattttgatgttaaaaatccATTCCTGCGTCTCTATCTGTACTGTATTTAAGAAGacatcacctgtgtgtgtgtgtgtgtgtatatgattcATCATTGCTGTATAAAGATCAAAATAGTGTCCTGCACATTTCTGTGTTAGATTATGAATCAATTAAAGCTCCGTTATGTTCCTATAAAGTCTTAAAGTGATGCATAACCCTCGCTTCATgaagaaaatatgactttttttatttgcattcctGTAATGAGGAGCATGATCTGTATATCGGAAGCAAACGTGTCTGTCGATGATGCAAAAAGACTATATTGATGTGAAAACTATAATGAAAACCCATATGGCCCAGATCTCGTCTCGTTGTGTTGTTATTGACTGGCTGGTTTGGATAATAGCGTCCCACTGGCAAGGCTTTGCTCAAGGCTCTTATTCTATGAGGCATTTAAGATTTCACAGTGTGTCACATGCTCTATTGTCATCACATTCTTAATATGCGCTGTTCCTGAAAGAGGAACTTTTATTCGACATGCACAGCGGCTGAGAACACATGCCTGATTGATAGCTGGGAGCAATGAGTAGCATAAGCTTGAAGGTAAGGTATAACTTCTGATGCATTGAGCTTTAAGGCTTGATGTTTTCCTGCCGCTGAGGTTTTGTATTGGATTAGGTTGTCAATTTGATTGTTGGAGATGCCGGAGGACGAGCTTTCATGTAAACTTTACAACAGATATGTAGATCTACAGttaaaaatgctggattaagatatatgatgaaggaattaagttaacttgttggttttttaccaatttaagtagattgaacataaaacaattgagttgtaaataataaaaattcaagagttgtgttgtttcagctcattttaaataagtagtttgaacaaaaggTCATTTTTGGAGTGAAACAATGTACTAAATATTGAAACACACATGATTATTGTGTATTAATACTGCAAACAATGCAGggttcaacacaattccttcatgttatcccaacataaatcgattatcgtcattgtttttacaaatttaagtggactgaacataaaacaattgagttgtaaGCAATAAATAATCAAGACTTGAGTTGTTTCAGCtcactttaaataagtagcttgaacaaaaggtcatttttttgagtgtcaaattttaaatattgaaacAAACATGATTATTGTGTattaatactgtaaataatgcagggttcaacacaattccttcatgctatCCCAACACAAGTCGATTAATGTcatcgtttttacaaatgt
The Danio rerio strain Tuebingen ecotype United States chromosome 4, GRCz12tu, whole genome shotgun sequence genome window above contains:
- the atp6v1e1b gene encoding V-type proton ATPase subunit E 1 (The RefSeq protein has 2 substitutions compared to this genomic sequence) — its product is MALSDADVQKQIKHMMAFIEQEANEKAEEIDAKAEEEFNIEKGRLVQTQRLKIMEYYEKKEKQIEQQKKIQMSNLMNQARLKVLKARDDMIADLLNDARQRLANVARDPSRYAALMDGLVLQGFYQLLEPKVTIRCRKQDVGIVQAAVQKNISIYKAAVKNNLEVRIDQDNFLSPEISGGIELYNADGKIKVANTLESRLELIAQHMMPEIPVALFGANQNRKFMD